caaTTGTTGATTGGATATTGTAGAGCACAATGGTAATGCGTCTACCAAATCATAACGCTATATGTTTCATGAAACGGTGACCCattattctttctttctttatttgtgACAGGGTGTTTTTCTTGATTGCTGAGATATGTTTGCTCGCGGCATCAATCAGAAATGCGTACCACACTAAGTACAGGAAGATGTGGAACGTGGATGAGCCTCCTAGCTGTGAAGTGATACGTAAAGGAGTGTTTGCAGCTGGTGCTTCATTCGCACTCTTCACTGCTATAGTCTCTCAGTTCTATTACGTCTGCTATTCTCGTGCCAGAGATGATTACAAGAACCCACCTTACTAGTGGAACAGTTTGTTTCATTTCTCACTGATTCTATACGGTATCAAAGATTTAATGGTTGTTATTGATTTGCTTATTGCTTGTATTCGTTTAAGCCCACATTGAAATTACCATAACATTTTCCGAATTGTTAGCGAGCCTGAATATCAGCCCATTAGCCCTAGTCGATGGCAGAGCTGCGAAAACAAAGAACTTGAGCTGGATAAGGACCACGATCAAGAAGTGTTCGATAAGCTTCTATCCCAACATTGCTTCCTTTGAGGACCTTTTCCATATAATGATATAAACCGTACTGTTATTAAGACTGGTCAAAGATTTGAGtaggtttttaacttttaacaatGAATGAAGAGATTAATGGGGCCTAGTTGAGAAGTTTTATTTTCTCCACAAGTGTTTGTTTTAATTGACTACACTGCTGCTTCGCAAGTTCGGATATAGcgtaaatttttttgataaaatttgattttttttaaatataatagtttttattgattaatcattaagaattataaaaattataatttatttagtaagttattatttacacgtataaaataaaatatttatataaataaatattgaaaaaaagacaaaaatagcactaaatcaagtttttgttcccaaactagcactgaaagtcaaaagtcacaaaaatagcacttaatgttttatcaaaagtcacaacttagggtttagagttaaatggtggggtttatgatttagggtttagggtttagggtttagggtttagggtttagggtttagaatttagggtttagggtttagagtttagggtttagagtttagggtttagggtttaggatttagggtttagagtttagggtttagggtttagagtttagggtttaggatttagaattgagaaatgaggttttggggataagatataaacttagaaaggtgctattttggtcattttagtttttgagtgctatttttgtgatataaacttagaaatgtgctattttgaaCATTTGCCCATAAATGTTACCctaataactataaaataaattcaaatcaatctagtaattttaaaaatcttctaACAAATCCATCAATAATTTATGCTTATGATTTGTAGTACCATCGTTGGCTCCTCTGATAACCATCAGAGCGTCGATAGGAACAACATGTCCATTTCCAGCACATACATGATGTACACCTCTGCAGGTTTTAAGAGACCGAATAGCAAGAGACTGGAGTTTTTGTTAGCACCATAGTTGTCACCAGTGGCCACATAGTAATAATAATGTTAGTGTCACAAATTCTACAAAATCCAAAGTTATATCAACAAAACATATAGATTGACCACATAATACTATATTTACTCCATAGGAACTTAATCTTCACAACATTAATCACTAAACTAGGTAATTTAAGAATGAATCATATGAGAATAAAAACTTCAACTATACAGTAAACTAAACTCAAAAATTTAAAGAGGTTACATGCTTACAAAAATTACTATTCAAAGCTAGCTTGGTTCTGTGTATTAAAAAGTTTGTATCTAAGTGACCACAACCAAAGATGTAATTCTCCCCACGTGTGAAAACCACAAAAGTACAAACTGGATAAATTTTGTGGAttataaaaaaactacaaaattagAATAAACCAACCTCTCCAGACTGAATTATAAAAGCAACATTGTATTCGCGACAACATGATACTTGAATCACTTGAGCGAGGATAAAAAATTGCATGCCTTAATCCTATGAAATATCTTATTTCCATCCCCTGAGCAAGAGCTCTAAACTCATGTAAACCAAGAGCAATACTTCGAGTTGATGATTTTACATTGTGACATTCACTCCCGTTGTTAAAAGCATCATGACATAAACATAAACCAATCATacaaatcaaatccaaattacttgaaataacaaaaataaactatttgacaaaaataagaaaaatataaccaaTTTCATAtgatattgtttatattttccttatattttgCTTATTTATGTCAGTTAGTTTTATTTCAGAAAGATTTCAGTAGGCTCTAGCCATGTTTGAAAAACATTAGCAAAATATAATCAAGCATAAAGATTTCAGATAGATCAATATCATGTAAGGCTGATTATTTACATTGATCAAGATTTGAGAAAGATTTCAGTACAGGTTTGAAAGGAGGGATGACCTACTTGTGAATttatatgatctccatatcctAACAAGCGACCTCTTGAGTAATCACCACGGTGTgatataaattttctattaacatgataatgatgaagagatcatttgttataaaattaaaattttagttgtcACGTATGGTTTAACATAGATTAGCTCATCTttccattataaaaaaataaaaaactcacTCCTTAGTAAGTttacttttagatttttaatgttGGACAAATTTTATTCTGTCTAGATTTATGCTTTTCAGGTATCAAACTTTAGACGTTTATTTATCTTCCAAGCAAATTACAGTGATCACTGtaaagtaatattatttttactgtGATCCAATCAATGCATTGACTCTTATAGCCCAGATATTCCGCTATAAATCAGAAAGTTGTACGGACATATACCAGTGCAACATATTCTAAAATCGTGTTCCAATATAAGTAAGACTAAACATCTTTGCTAACAACAAAATCAAGCAAAGAATCAggcaaaacttaaaaaaaaaaaaaaaactaaaacaaacttCTGTTATGGGCTTAAAATTTAGAAAGATTTACATTATAGGACACTTTATGACTTATTTATTTCACTCTGGGACACTTCTTTCCATTAGAGCACTTTTCTTTAAAGAACTGTTAAGTCTTAACACTTTTAGTTCAATTCTAACCATAACGCTAACTAACGGAACCTGGAAAGTGGCGGGACTTTGTTCCTAGCCATTGATTTTCCTTATATTTTGACGGCCGAGATTGCAcatatctttctctctctctcatgcaAATTTTGCTTATTCTATCTGAATTGGACTCTGTGCGTTTACGAGATAGATAAAAAATAGAGTTATGTAGATTCTTCGATCAGGAAAGTTGGGATAAGCTTTTAAGACTTTGGTAAAGATTCTACAGATGGAACAACACGAGATTGAATCGTTTCTTAAAGACAGGAAGGATCTTGAAGATAAGTCAAATCTCAACACAAGAACTGGATATATGATGTTCGTAACTACGAGAAACAACTTTCACGCTCCGGTTAAGTTGTTGGTCTTCTTTGAAACTTCTAAATGCAATCTATTTTCTGCACTAAAGGAAAGGGATCGTTCTCTTTGCAATTTGGAACTAGgtgagtgatatttttaaatattgaattAAAGTTCActccttttttttatcaaagtttcattctttttcttctttgtgcTCAAGGGGATTGTAGAAACAAATGATTTCTTCACTCTGAATACAAAAGTAAgtaaaagtttgaatctttaagCTCTTTATTGGTGAGTTTTGGTAGTAGAAAATCTTAACtaaagcttcttcttttttgtatgCAGAAAAAATGGCAACAGGGATGATAAATCATTGGTAGCAGAGATGAGAAAACTGAAGCTTGCTTCTGAAATGAAATGGGAGGTCTTTGATCTCTTACAAGAGAGTGGGTTTATTTGCAGTCAGTTCAAATGTATCAAGTGGATTTGCTGATaagttgaagaagaaagatgatgAGATTGCTCAagcttgaagaagaaagatgatgAGCTcctctgaatgttttttttgataagtttcCTCTGTGAATGTTGGAGATGTAAACATATATGTGACAAATGTATTCTCATGTGGCTATTATGTGGCGGATGTACATTGTAAGGAATTTGATTATGAAATTGTAGATGTATAATTGTTTTTCATTCTATATAATCTCCAATGAACATTAGGATAATGTACACATGGATAACAAAACATATGTACACTTCTAATTTCTATTAATGTACACTAAGATAATGTATATGCGGGTAACGAAACCTGTGTACACTCATTTTCACCAATGTACATTAGGATAATGTACGTTAGGATAATGTACACGTGGATAACGAAACCTATGTACATTACTCattatacaaatttacaatGTACACGAAGATATTATACAGTTGGCTATGTCTTGATCATCAAAATAATGTACACATGTATAACGAGTCATGTACACTCCTCATTTATACAAGTCACAATGTACATGATGATACAATTTGGCTACGATAAATACATTTTTCGGTTGAGGCATTTTGTGTACAAATACTTCCACTTAAAGCTCAATCATTCATGATGACATTCTCTTCAAATCATCAAAATGTTCTTACAACATCCCTCCGTCATGGTCTTGTCGTTGACCAACCCGTCTGTCATCTTGATCCCCCATTTGAAGCTTAGTTTCTCCGTACAATCTTGGAGAAATCGGATTCGTTGTGTCGTCATGTGGTGCACGAGTACATGGTCGTAAACTGCACCTTGCGTTAGCCGTGGAGATGAAGTGATCGAGCGAGAGCTTGATCATAAGCTATTGATGTAACTACGAGAAGCGTTATgcgaattgttttttttttcctcttcttaACTTTCCAAACTTTACTTTACAAGAAAGGGCCAATAGATCTAGTCACATCGTTGGCTATCTTGTTCCATTACTGAGTTCTGTTTTTGGAACTATAATGTGTGCACACGTTGGAAGAGTTGAAACTCACTGAAATCATCTTGAAGGGTTACggccatttaaaaaaaaaaaaaaaattctcatctGATTTTGACAAAGATGTGATGATTTGATCAATTTTGTTATCATATTTACCTTTATGCGTTGCTCATATAATATTAGTTGGATTATAAAAGTCCTATCTAACAATCCTTTGATCTAAACACTTCATATCAAGCATAGACTTCTTCAATGACTTATCATATTAACATATGATATTATTAACGCATCAAACATAatgtgaacatatatatatatatatatgctgcAAGTTTTATTAACGCAGTAAACTAAAGTAGAAGCAGCAAACACACACGTTACACAcaataatacatataaaatgaCGTTATTAGTTCAAGACGGGACTATAGTTTACTCGCCGGATTGAAGAGGCGGTGGCAAGTCGGCATCTGGATCAGAATCGGAGGGGGCTGGGGCTGGAGCCGGGGACAGGTCAGGGGGAAAGTCGAGTATACTTGAGTTGACTAATAGTTCATAAAACATACCCCAATCGGAAAGGCTTTCGAAACGAAGATTTATGGTTCCCTCTTTGAAAATTATGACGGTTGGAACAGTGAGTATTTTGTAATCTAGTGCAAAGAACAAAGTCTCCAAAACGTTGATTTTGTAGAACTTAATCCGGTCGCCGTAGGTTTCAACAAATCGAGCCACTTGGTCGTTCACTATATCACATGGAGCACCGCACAATGGGGACGTTACCATAACCCCTATGTGAATTTCCGTCTTGACCAGAATTTCTTCCCATTCAGCTTTGTCACGTATCCATTCCACTACCCCTACGTACATGCATCGAATCAATGGATGATCAAACAAACATATAACTAATCTATGTGAGATGGTTGTTTAATTTTACCTTGACTATAGCCACCACCCACCAGGTACATTAGCATTACTACCAAACCGTACAAAACCCTTTTCTccatattgatcaacttttctctctgcctctctttctcttgttttgttttatgatgTGTAATCTGCCTGATTATAAAGCCTCGGTTGTTTCTAGTTTTATAAGCTTCAAAGGTAAATAGCTTTTCAATTAACCAATAACCAATCAACACCATCTCTCTTTTTCATTCCTTACTTAGCTGTCTGCCTgtctttaattaatttatactcCTAACGTGCATTTCATGGTATGCTTTAATAAAAAGTCAATGGACGTTAACAAATGAAatgcattttataaatattataagaatattttatttgtataacaAAATCCAGACACCGATGTcaaatactaatttttaaatctggtgaattttattaattgattcccttaaattactaaaattatatatacacattttaaaagttattgaacTGAAGGTGGTGCCTACAACAATTCCGGAAGGTCCACAGAATCttgtaattttatttgttttgttgaaaatTTTGCTTTGGCTTTCTTTACGGTGtaaaaacacaaacacaatGTAAATTTCTGTTtgactttttaaataatatgttatacTACGGTCTAGGAAGTTAAATATTAGCAATTTAGCATGCACCAATGTTAAATCTGTAAAAGCCTCCCCATGAGTTTACCTTTGACTAATCCCTCAATACACGAAGCACCTTAACGTTACTACCAGAGTTCCAAACGATACAAAACCATAATTTTCTCCATCGTAAtacttcatttttttatatatacccTTCCTTTCGTTTTATATAAGCTTTCATAATTTACATTAACCAATGAACACCATCTCTTAAAATTCACATATAGGTATACTTTAcgttgtgttacaaaaaaaaaaaaaaggggtatACTTTACGTCAAATAAATCTGAACGTGAATGTATACGTGAGTTCTAAGAGATCTATCACTTCTTCCAAGTTTCTTAATAGTCAAATGAATTATACATCAACATATATGAAAATCACCACATTCTCACTCCCTATCATTATTATTagctatctttttttttaatcttcccCAGCTAActgttcaaacaaaaaaaaactttcggTTGGGCCAAAATTTGAAGATTATCCCTACTTTAGGAAGGATCTCTTTAGAAAAATCTCCTAACTCATACGCAGGGAAAACAAGTTCATCAATCCGTCTTATAAATCTCTCTCAATCTTCATATTGTTTTCTAGGTCAACGAGTTATTTTCCCACAAGAAGTATCGCATAACATCAAATGTCTCCCAAATTATTGCCACGTGCAATATGTCCCCGAAATAAAAGTTTCAGATGTATTTCCCCATAAATCTCTTTCAATCttcatattgttttcttgaatgATAGTTTGCGTATAAGCCATAACAGGGTAggaaaaattatgatttttttgaataattaaagaaaacaatttgaaaccgaacccgatctaTGAGTCCATAAAATTTCTATCTTAAAGATCCGGATAACCATCGGTTATTACCCGAGCTCGATTTACAATAGGATTAACTGAACATTTGTAAAACATTCACATGAACATTTTTCTTTGAATCTGTGAATGCTCCGTAGTGTTAAGGTTGCATGACGTTCTGAATCTCAAAATACATATGGGTTGCATCAAGGAGAAGCATAAGTGAAGATTAATTGTATAGTCATCAGATCAAGTGTTGAGAAGGGTCAGAATATGAAGGCTCTAGGTGAAAGCATTAGCTAAGTATTGTAAAGACTCGGGTTGAGTCTAAAGGTTTGTAACACTAGGATTAAGCTTAGGCACGTGTCCTCATCTCGGAGCTAGGCATGAAGTATCACATGTGTAAATAGCTGAAGTATAAAGCTATTAGCTTTACTCTCTTGAGCTGATTAGGGTCATCTTGTTACAGTATCAGTGGAGAGATcgagagactgtgtcatttggTTGTAATCGGAGCTTGCTTGTGAACAGTTAATGTTGCTGGTTTGATCCCAGCTCCGGTGAGCTATAATGGCTTTGGTGGAGAGCGGTGAACACCGGGTCAACAattcttggtgttcttgtgaTCGATTCAAGTTCAAGCAATCGACAAAGCAGATAAGTTCAGTGAGGTTATAATCGAGTTCTGATTCTCACAATAAGCTTAgaattttgtgtgtgttgtaCTTTCAAAGAGAAGaaccaaagaaagaagaaaaaaatctataaaattgtttaattatttattaaatgaatgCGAAAAAAGCTATCTATTCCTTAGCCTAGGCTTTATAATACCAGAAAAAGGATCCACAATGGCATTTTATGGCATTAAAAATTGCCTATGTTATAGTAGTTATGGAGAGATCATAAGTTACAACTTCATATTAACTTTTGAATTCAAATTcataaacaataattaaattattggACTATATGTTCATTTTCCTAAACCCACTTTTAATCTGGTCAATATGGGCTTTGCTCCACCAACATGATTTTATAGATTTACTTTTCTCCAGAAAAATGAAATTCGCACCTTTActttgatttttctatatgagagAAATTATCTTATGATAAAGTTGTGCTATTCAAACACCTAACCTTAGAAGtccatatctttttttttttttttgaatgaatgctaATTTAATTCATCAAAAAACCTTTGTACATCAAGTGAAAccttattttaaaagtaaaactacTCCTATATCTTTACAGCTTCCGTAACTTCTAACTACCTaaggtatttacagttttgTACCAAACCAGAGCTGTAACACTTCTTCAAGTCCCTTAACTCTTTTTCCCTGCACCAAACTGAGCTTATTTCGGATGGTTTTGTCCATGAGCTTAATCAAGACATTCTGTGGCATAGGTTGATCTCCATGACGCCGCTTGTTCCGTTCTCTCCACAGAGAATAAATGGCAACTTGAAATGCATAACTAATACAGAAACGCCTCTTCTTGTCCATGCTACCCGAGATCAACCGAATAGTAGCCTCACATGAAGTGGAGTAGGAACTATGCACAATCCCTTTTGTGATCTGTTCCCAAATCTGAGAGGAAAAGGAACATTCAAAGAAGAGATGGCTTCGCGTTTCCGTAGCGTTTTTGCATAGGACACAACCCTCCTTCGTTTGTTGGCTTACACACATCTTGCCAAGCCACTTTTGCACCAGAACTCTTCAGGTCCGGGCCTGACCAGAGAAATGCAGAGCATAGTTGTTCAATTTATTTGACACATTGACTCAGGAGTCTGAACGCCCCTGCCCAGAAGTAGACTGTGCTCATCAAAACTGATTTTATCAGGAGCATTCTTCCAGCATATGAGAGGAACCGGCTCGTCCAAGTGCTTATTTGCCCTCTGATTCTTTCTATAAGTGGCAAGTAATCTTGTCTTTTCATGGCTTGAGTCATCAAGGGCAATCCCAAATAGCGAACCGGGAGATCCCCCACTGCAAGAGGAAAGTTTCTCAAAATTCTGCTTCTCTCATCTTCTGATATTCCCGCCATATAGATTGTAGACTTTTCTAAGCTTATCTCTTTCAAGCAAACTTCCTTTTTTAGAACAAACTTCAAACTTCATTTCTTACATATAAATACACTCTTATATAGTGATTTTAGTAATGCGTCACTCTCTTTTAGTTCGATTATATTTCATCATGAATTTATCAAAAAGTAAATGTAAACATttgacttaaaatattttaaaattgagttCCAATGAAAGCAAGAGTAGACATCTTtgctaacaaaaagaaaactatgGAAAAGAAAATTAGGCAAAATCTAGAGAAATAAAACCAAAGAAAATTATGTGATggttcaaaaattaaaaaatattttatgacaaaaaaaaagaatgtaacAATATTGCACCATATACGTGCTATTACTTACTTTTGGTGGTAAGTTGTTGGATCAAATTATCAAGCCCATTGGCTTCGATAAAATTAGTGAAGAAATGATATGGGCTGTGCATTAAAAAGCCCAGAATGTCAAGATTGACATTGTGCAAAGTCCCACATCGGGGAACCAGAGCACATGAGAGGAGTATAAATAAGTCTTAAGCACGTAAGGGCGTAAACGGGTTCAGAAGAGAGGATGGCTCTCCACGCGTGCCGCCGTTCGGCTTGGCTCAGCGTGAGCTTGGGTCTTTGGTCTTTGGTCTTGTATGGAGGGTCTCCGGcccaataaatttttttttggaccaagttaagctcaacgttttgcccatttaattctttaaaaacgacatgcattttatttgaaaataaacgaCATGtagtttgtctagaaaataaaaacgtcatgcaGTTTATCTTCTCGAGGTATTTAAAAGAGATAAGAGAGATTCTTGGGAATTAAGTTTTGCAACTTCAACTTACCTCGATCTCCGCAAAATTCTCGCCCACGTGAAGCAGTTGTTGTGGGAAGTGGGTCTTCTCCTTCTCTGTAAATATCGCTTCTCCTCTTCATTCATTTCTAACATTTTTACACAACAAAACCAGCAAAAATCCCTTAGCATAAAACATAAATCCGAGAGTGTTTCGTTGAGTTTATAGTTTGATAGGGCGATCATGAGTGAAGCATGATTCGTTTGCCATGGTTGTATCATGGAACTCGATATTCGTACtacggagcgaatatttagagttaagaaaagagattatatctcgactccatgttcATTTGCGAATATGATTTCTTATCGTTTTTTGTGTTCGCTTAACCAGACGTCTATTTCCTTAACATATCGCTtttattttatcgtttatgtcagtCCGGTTATCCGGCTTCTACAGTAGTAACCCAAGAAGTTATGATACGACCattgaagttgaagtttttcCATACTTCAGGTTTTACTAGACATAATGATTGTATATTATTAATGCATGTGGCTCCAAGAAAGTTATGAATATTGCATTCTctattgttttttcttcttctggtgaTGGAGAAAAAAGAACATTTGTTGAATGAGAATTTTATGACTGAATGTTTGGTGAGACTAGCTTCCGGTAATTAAAGAATTGTTTGATACTTTTGAGTACATATGTTATTTGGGTACTAAAATATTGCGCATGTTGAATTGTTGCAAATTCAATTCAAAACGTTCATTTTAGAATTAAATTTGCTACATATGGTACTTAGAATTGATTGGtttatttgtgtttattttctttttccaaCATCATAAAGACCTTTTACCTATGCATGGTCAACCCTCTGAGTGGACCGTCTGTGAATGTTTAAGACAATGCTGGTAATGTCTCGAATTTAACTTTtactttagttttataaaaGTGTAAAGTTTTGTAGTGTGTTAGAATTCTGATATTTGTTAAGTGTTGTAGTCTTGTAGTCTTGTTATAAGTCTGATACATTGTTTAAGTGTTGTAGTCTTGTATTGTTCTTAATGCTCCAAACTGATATTAATTTgcctcatgttttttttttgggggacTCAACTTCGTTAAAACTAGAAAGTGTTTAACTGAACGAGTCAGTTGTTACATAGCGTAAAGCCGCTTTTGCTAGAGAATCAGCATCCACATTCCTCTCTTTAGGAATCCAACAAAACGAAATAGCATCAAAATAGCTAGCCTCAATTCTGATATCAGAAATTATGCCATAAATCTCCAGAGGTTCAAAAGATGAACTGAGAGCTTTAATCAGGTGTGATGAGTCTGATTCGCACCGTAAGCGCCGGATCCCCAGCTCCTTACTCTTCTTGATCGCTTCCCTCATTGCTAAACTTTCAGCCATCAGTGGTGATGTGACAAAGGTAGTAGAGCTTGAGAATCTCTGAGTTCCTCTTGCGGTTTTG
The window above is part of the Brassica napus cultivar Da-Ae chromosome C3, Da-Ae, whole genome shotgun sequence genome. Proteins encoded here:
- the LOC125583524 gene encoding uncharacterized protein LOC125583524; protein product: MVLIGYWLIEKLFTFEAYKTRNNRGFIIRQITHHKTKQEKERQREKLINMEKRVLYGLVVMLMYLVGGGYSQGVVEWIRDKAEWEEILVKTEIHIGVMVTSPLCGAPCDIVNDQVARFVETYGDRIKFYKINVLETLFFALDYKILTVPTVIIFKEGTINLRFESLSDWGMFYELLVNSSILDFPPDLSPAPAPAPSDSDPDADLPPPLQSGE